The following are from one region of the Sphingopyxis sp. MWB1 genome:
- a CDS encoding GlsB/YeaQ/YmgE family stress response membrane protein, with translation MLTWIIAIIMGGIIGWLASIVMKTDAQQGIFLNIIVGCLGSILGRFLFGSFLGGGHLRGDAFDPMTLLTAFVGAVILLAIVNLVRRGRVR, from the coding sequence ATGCTTACTTGGATTATTGCAATTATCATGGGCGGCATCATCGGCTGGCTTGCCAGCATTGTGATGAAAACCGACGCACAACAGGGAATTTTCCTGAATATTATTGTCGGCTGTCTCGGATCTATTCTCGGACGCTTTCTGTTCGGAAGTTTCCTGGGCGGCGGACATTTGCGCGGTGACGCTTTTGACCCGATGACCTTGTTAACTGCCTTTGTTGGCGCGGTAATTCTGCTGGCGATTGTCAATCTGGTTCGCCGCGGCCGGGTGCGCTGA
- a CDS encoding SDR family NAD(P)-dependent oxidoreductase, whose translation MGHMMIFGLGYAAGHVAERLDARGWEVSATSRDRRAGTMRFDDQAAVLAALRSATHILSSVPPVEGRDPVLDLYGEAIALAPARWTGYLSSTGVYGDAGGAWVDESAAIQGRRAARNAADAAWAMLRGDMRVFRLPGIYGPGRSILDRIREGRAHRIDLPEQVFSRIHVADIAGGVTASFAGPPGIYNLADDEPAHQNALVEWGCAMLGAPLPPLQSLEEAALSPAARAFYAENRRVANGKAKRLLGWRLRYPTFREGVRAVG comes from the coding sequence ATGGGACATATGATGATTTTCGGGCTCGGCTATGCCGCGGGCCATGTGGCGGAACGGCTGGATGCGCGCGGCTGGGAGGTCAGCGCGACGAGCCGCGACAGGCGCGCGGGCACGATGCGCTTTGACGATCAGGCGGCGGTGCTCGCGGCGCTGCGTTCGGCGACTCATATCCTCTCCTCGGTCCCGCCGGTCGAGGGGCGCGACCCGGTGCTCGATCTTTATGGCGAGGCCATCGCCCTCGCCCCGGCGCGCTGGACGGGCTATTTGTCTTCCACCGGCGTCTATGGCGATGCCGGCGGCGCGTGGGTCGATGAAAGCGCCGCGATTCAGGGCCGCCGCGCCGCGCGCAATGCCGCCGACGCCGCCTGGGCGATGCTGCGCGGCGATATGCGGGTGTTTCGCCTGCCGGGGATATATGGCCCCGGCCGCTCGATCCTCGATCGTATCAGGGAAGGGCGGGCGCATCGCATCGACCTTCCGGAGCAAGTTTTCAGCCGCATTCATGTCGCCGACATAGCGGGCGGGGTCACGGCGTCCTTTGCCGGTCCACCGGGGATTTACAATCTGGCCGATGATGAGCCCGCGCATCAAAATGCGCTGGTGGAATGGGGCTGCGCGATGCTGGGGGCACCACTGCCGCCGCTGCAATCGCTGGAGGAGGCAGCCCTGTCGCCCGCCGCGCGCGCTTTTTATGCCGAGAACCGGCGGGTGGCGAATGGCAAGGCGAAGCGGCTGCTGGGCTGGCGGCTGCGATATCCGACCTTTCGGGAGGGGGTGAGAGCTGTCGGTTGA
- a CDS encoding DUF445 domain-containing protein, with translation MARGVAVPTGGLNIRIVATGLLILMALVFVSAKYYQDMHPAIGFVRAFAEAAMVGGLADWFAVTALFRHPMGLPIPHTAIVPRNKDRIADTLARFLLTNFLLPRLIARKMQTVDVAGAVGKFLSQPAEGGGRLRLGASRIFADALGALDQKRLGGMVKSAIADRLRELDVAPLLGQALQAALAEGRHQPLLDAAVKWGSKTLDLNAELIHQMVHDNSNAIVRFTGLDETISNRIVAGLGKLLAEMAEDESHPLRLRVEDGLAKLALDLQHDPVVQQKVARVRDELLENRAVKRWLDGLWEQGRTALLKAARDPETMLAGRIGELMTQFGTMLGEDAAIKRTLNRYARRAVVGVVDSYGETALKLVSDTIRGWDAKTITDRLENAVGADLQYIRINGTLVGGLVGVAIHTVDVLI, from the coding sequence ATGGCGCGCGGCGTTGCCGTTCCAACGGGCGGGCTGAATATCCGCATCGTTGCAACGGGCCTGCTCATCCTGATGGCGCTCGTCTTTGTCAGCGCCAAATATTATCAGGACATGCACCCCGCCATCGGCTTTGTCCGTGCCTTTGCCGAGGCGGCGATGGTCGGCGGGCTGGCCGACTGGTTCGCGGTGACGGCGTTGTTCCGCCACCCGATGGGACTGCCCATCCCGCACACCGCCATCGTTCCGCGCAACAAGGATCGCATTGCCGACACGCTCGCGCGCTTTCTGCTCACCAATTTCCTGCTGCCGCGCCTGATCGCGCGCAAGATGCAGACGGTCGATGTTGCGGGCGCGGTGGGCAAATTTCTGTCGCAACCCGCCGAAGGGGGCGGGCGGCTGCGGCTCGGCGCGTCGCGCATCTTTGCCGATGCGCTGGGCGCGCTCGACCAGAAACGGCTCGGCGGCATGGTCAAATCGGCGATTGCCGACCGGCTGCGCGAGCTCGATGTCGCGCCGCTTCTGGGGCAGGCGTTGCAGGCCGCGCTCGCCGAGGGGCGGCATCAGCCGTTGCTCGACGCGGCGGTCAAATGGGGGTCAAAGACGCTCGACCTCAATGCCGAGCTGATCCACCAGATGGTGCATGACAACAGCAATGCCATCGTTCGGTTCACCGGGCTCGATGAGACGATTTCGAACCGCATCGTCGCAGGATTGGGCAAGCTACTCGCCGAAATGGCCGAGGATGAAAGCCACCCCCTGCGCCTGCGCGTCGAGGATGGGCTGGCCAAACTGGCGCTCGACCTGCAGCATGACCCGGTGGTGCAGCAAAAGGTTGCGCGGGTGCGCGACGAGCTTTTGGAAAATAGAGCAGTCAAGCGCTGGCTCGACGGCTTGTGGGAACAAGGCCGCACCGCGCTGCTAAAGGCTGCGCGCGATCCCGAAACGATGCTCGCGGGCCGCATCGGCGAGTTGATGACGCAGTTCGGCACGATGCTGGGCGAGGATGCTGCGATCAAACGCACGCTTAACCGCTATGCCCGCCGCGCGGTGGTGGGCGTCGTCGACAGCTATGGCGAAACCGCGCTCAAGCTCGTGTCGGACACGATCCGTGGCTGGGATGCAAAGACGATTACTGACCGGCTTGAAAATGCGGTGGGCGCTGACCTCCAATATATCCGTATCAACGGCACGCTTGTCGGCGGGCTGGTCGGCGTCGCGATCCACACGGTGGATGTGCTGATCTGA
- the nadA gene encoding quinolinate synthase NadA → MTAPIRENLSGVDLRAEIDRLRKERNAVILAHYYQKPEIQDLADFVGDSLELSRKAAETDADVIAFCGVKFMAETAKILSPEKIVVLPDLDAGCSLEDSCPPEQFKRFREQHPDHIALTYINCSAAVKALSDIIVTSSSAETIISQIPEDQKIIFGPDRHLGGYMNRKFGRDMLLWPGVCIVHEAFSETELLKLKAQHPHAPVAAHPECPPYIVDHADYVGSTSGILQFAKSFEGDTLIVATEPHIIHQMEKALPEKNFIGAPGADGNCNCNICPYMALNTMEKLYLALRDLEPRIELDEELRLAAKKSLDRMLEMASGTVGKGDVGDRAAAPSA, encoded by the coding sequence ATGACTGCTCCAATCCGCGAAAATCTGTCTGGCGTCGATCTGCGCGCCGAAATCGACCGCCTCCGCAAGGAGCGTAACGCGGTCATTCTGGCGCATTATTATCAAAAGCCGGAGATTCAGGATCTGGCCGACTTCGTCGGCGATTCGCTGGAGCTGTCGCGCAAGGCGGCCGAAACTGACGCCGATGTCATTGCCTTTTGCGGGGTGAAATTCATGGCCGAGACGGCCAAGATATTGTCGCCCGAGAAGATCGTCGTCCTGCCTGATCTCGACGCCGGATGCAGCCTGGAGGACAGTTGCCCTCCCGAACAGTTCAAGCGCTTTCGGGAACAGCATCCTGACCATATCGCACTCACCTATATCAACTGCTCGGCGGCGGTGAAGGCGCTCTCTGACATCATCGTCACCTCGTCGAGCGCCGAGACGATCATCAGCCAGATCCCCGAGGATCAGAAGATCATCTTTGGTCCCGACCGGCATCTTGGCGGTTATATGAACCGCAAATTCGGCCGCGACATGCTTCTCTGGCCGGGCGTGTGCATCGTCCATGAAGCCTTCAGCGAGACCGAGCTTTTAAAGCTGAAGGCGCAGCATCCCCATGCGCCCGTCGCCGCGCACCCCGAATGCCCGCCCTATATCGTCGATCACGCCGATTATGTCGGATCGACGAGCGGCATTTTGCAATTTGCCAAAAGCTTTGAAGGCGACACGCTGATCGTCGCAACCGAGCCCCACATCATCCACCAGATGGAAAAGGCGCTTCCCGAAAAGAATTTCATCGGCGCGCCGGGGGCGGACGGCAACTGCAATTGCAACATCTGCCCCTATATGGCGCTCAACACGATGGAAAAACTCTATCTGGCGCTGCGCGATCTTGAGCCGCGTATCGAGCTGGACGAGGAATTGCGCCTTGCCGCGAAGAAAAGCCTGGACCGGATGCTCGAAATGGCATCGGGCACGGTGGGCAAGGGCGATGTTGGCGATAGGGCGGCGGCGCCCTCGGCCTGA
- a CDS encoding efflux RND transporter periplasmic adaptor subunit: protein MDSLAGSSQRFYEEADTSRTRRRMIIGAALALAVLAAAWFGYRAFQGGGEAEAGAGADAASVPSVTVAIPGRTSVEFTISANGTIAARREMPVGVSGEGGQVARVLVEPGQWVGAGQPLAVIDRAVQTQQAEALQASIRVAQADAKLAQAELERAEALVSRGFISKADMDRKRATRDAAQARVRVAQAQYQEAIARNNRLNIVAPAAGLVLTREVEPGQVVSAGSGVLFRMAKGGEMEMLAQLAEADLQRVKVGTRAVVTPVGTELEIPGQIWQVAPIIDPNTRQGMVRIAIPYSGALRPGGFADARLVAGTEQAPLLPESAVQSGPEGNYVLIVGKDDKIERRPVKVGTVTDGGVSIASGLNGNEKVVVLAGAFLNPGDKVKPVIQKSTR from the coding sequence ATGGACAGCTTGGCGGGCTCTTCGCAGCGTTTTTACGAGGAAGCGGACACTTCTCGCACACGCAGGCGCATGATCATCGGCGCCGCATTGGCGCTCGCAGTGCTCGCGGCCGCCTGGTTCGGCTACCGCGCCTTTCAGGGGGGCGGAGAGGCCGAAGCGGGCGCTGGCGCTGATGCGGCTTCGGTTCCCAGTGTGACCGTCGCTATCCCCGGCCGCACTTCGGTCGAATTTACCATTTCGGCCAATGGCACTATTGCCGCGCGCCGCGAAATGCCGGTCGGCGTGTCGGGCGAAGGCGGACAGGTCGCGCGGGTTCTGGTCGAGCCGGGCCAATGGGTCGGCGCGGGCCAGCCGCTGGCCGTCATCGACCGCGCGGTGCAGACGCAGCAGGCCGAGGCGCTCCAAGCGTCCATCCGGGTTGCGCAGGCCGATGCCAAGCTGGCGCAGGCTGAGTTGGAGCGCGCCGAGGCGCTCGTCTCGCGCGGCTTTATCTCCAAGGCCGATATGGACCGCAAGCGCGCGACCCGCGACGCGGCGCAGGCGCGCGTTCGCGTCGCGCAGGCGCAATATCAGGAAGCGATTGCGCGCAATAACCGGTTGAATATCGTCGCGCCCGCCGCGGGGCTGGTGCTGACCCGCGAAGTCGAGCCGGGCCAGGTCGTGAGCGCCGGTAGCGGCGTCCTGTTCCGCATGGCCAAGGGCGGCGAGATGGAAATGCTCGCGCAGCTGGCCGAAGCCGATTTGCAGCGGGTGAAGGTCGGCACGCGCGCGGTCGTCACCCCGGTGGGCACCGAACTCGAGATTCCGGGGCAGATTTGGCAGGTCGCGCCAATCATCGACCCCAACACGCGCCAGGGCATGGTGCGGATCGCTATTCCTTATAGCGGCGCGCTGCGCCCCGGCGGCTTTGCCGATGCGCGGCTGGTGGCGGGCACCGAACAGGCGCCGCTGCTGCCCGAAAGCGCGGTGCAGAGCGGGCCTGAAGGCAATTATGTGCTGATCGTCGGCAAGGATGACAAGATTGAGCGCCGCCCGGTCAAGGTCGGCACCGTCACCGATGGCGGCGTGTCGATCGCGTCAGGGCTGAACGGCAATGAGAAGGTGGTCGTGCTCGCCGGCGCCTTCCTCAACCCCGGCGACAAGGTGAAGCCGGTCATTCAAAAATCAACGCGATAA
- a CDS encoding GlsB/YeaQ/YmgE family stress response membrane protein: MGIIISLIIGGIIGWLASIVMRTDAQQGIILNVIVGLIGAVIGNVLGGMFGSGATLSHFSPVGLLWSFVGAIVLLGIVNMVRRGSVR, from the coding sequence ATGGGTATCATCATCAGCCTTATCATCGGGGGTATCATCGGCTGGCTCGCCAGCATCGTGATGCGCACCGACGCGCAGCAGGGTATTATCCTCAATGTCATCGTCGGCCTGATCGGCGCGGTTATCGGCAATGTGCTGGGCGGCATGTTCGGGTCGGGCGCAACGCTCAGCCATTTCAGCCCCGTTGGCCTGCTCTGGTCTTTTGTCGGCGCCATTGTTCTGCTGGGGATCGTCAACATGGTGCGCCGCGGCAGCGTGCGGTGA
- the pepN gene encoding aminopeptidase N, translating into MTDASSTPAAPVTIHRGDYRSPEWLLPDIALDFALGLEQTHVTAALSVERNGEGPAPLLLRGDGIEPLALRVDGETWNDWRMEGSDLLVDLGDRRAATVEIETRIDPAANSQLMGLYASGGMLCTQCEAEGFRRITFHPDRPDVLSRYKVRMEGDNAAFPILLSNGNCVAAGEGEDGRHWALWEDPWPKPSYLFALVAGDLVVNRDHFTTLSGRRVELGIWVRKGDEDRTHHAMTALKNSMKWDEEVYGREYDLDLFNIVAVSDFNMGAMENKGLNIFNTRYILADPDTATDMDYDGVEGVVAHEYFHNWSGNRVTCRDWFQLSLKEGFTVYRDQSFSAAMGSAAVKRIEDVRLLRAAQFPEDAGPLAHPIRPDSYQEISNFYTATIYNKGAEIIRMMATLLGPEKFRRATDLYFDRHDGEAATCEDFVRAMEEGGGIDLSQFRRWYEQAGTPRLRISLVEEAGEWSLDIAQSVPATPGQPNKQPMMIPLRLAAFAMDAGAEAMADTLVILAEAQQRVPLGRFATRPALSINRGFSAPVIVEYDRAPGELAWLATSDDDPFARYEALQQLMLDTLVAAVAGKAGDRAPVIDAVALTLDGAEADPAFVAEAVNLPSEAFIGDQMVTVDPDAIRRERLALQGELGRALDGAWRALLAKPAPPATDLSPDAKGHRRLRGVALAYLAARGAEDAPRIAFDIFSAADGMTERQAALAVLAHGDSDERAHALDIFYQRYRDNPLVLDKWFQVQAWAQRPDTAAAVADLAGHADFTLGNPNRVRALYGAFASNQAAFHQADGAGYRLLADLVIALDPKNPQTAARMVPPLGRWKRFDEARQALMKAELVRILAQPGLSRDVTEQASKSLAG; encoded by the coding sequence ATGACTGACGCCTCTTCGACGCCCGCTGCCCCTGTTACCATCCATCGCGGCGACTATCGTTCGCCCGAATGGCTGCTCCCCGATATCGCGCTCGATTTCGCGCTGGGGCTGGAGCAGACACATGTGACCGCCGCCCTGTCGGTCGAGCGCAATGGGGAAGGCCCCGCGCCGCTGCTGTTGCGCGGCGACGGAATCGAGCCGCTGGCGCTGCGCGTCGATGGCGAGACATGGAATGACTGGCGCATGGAGGGCAGCGACCTGCTCGTTGATCTGGGTGACCGCCGCGCCGCGACGGTGGAGATTGAAACGCGCATCGACCCGGCGGCGAACAGCCAGCTCATGGGCCTTTATGCCTCGGGCGGGATGCTCTGCACCCAGTGCGAGGCCGAAGGCTTTCGCCGTATCACCTTCCACCCCGACCGTCCCGATGTGCTCAGCCGCTACAAGGTGCGGATGGAGGGCGACAATGCGGCCTTTCCGATCCTCTTGTCGAACGGCAATTGCGTCGCGGCGGGGGAGGGCGAGGATGGGCGCCACTGGGCGCTGTGGGAAGATCCCTGGCCCAAGCCCAGCTATCTCTTCGCGCTGGTCGCGGGCGATCTGGTCGTCAACCGCGACCATTTCACCACCCTGTCGGGCCGCCGCGTCGAACTGGGCATCTGGGTCCGCAAGGGCGATGAAGACCGCACCCATCATGCCATGACCGCGCTCAAGAACAGCATGAAGTGGGATGAAGAGGTTTATGGCCGCGAATATGATCTTGATCTGTTTAACATCGTCGCGGTCAGCGATTTCAATATGGGGGCGATGGAGAATAAGGGGCTGAACATCTTCAACACCCGCTATATCCTTGCCGATCCCGACACCGCGACCGACATGGATTATGACGGGGTCGAAGGCGTCGTCGCGCATGAATATTTCCACAATTGGTCGGGCAATCGTGTCACCTGCCGCGACTGGTTCCAGTTGAGCCTGAAAGAAGGCTTCACCGTCTATCGCGACCAGAGTTTCTCCGCCGCCATGGGCTCGGCAGCGGTCAAGAGAATCGAGGATGTCCGCCTGCTGCGCGCCGCGCAATTTCCGGAGGATGCGGGGCCGCTCGCCCATCCGATCCGCCCCGACAGCTATCAGGAAATATCCAACTTCTACACCGCCACCATCTATAACAAGGGGGCGGAGATTATCCGCATGATGGCGACTCTGCTAGGGCCGGAAAAATTCCGCCGCGCCACCGATCTTTATTTTGATCGCCACGATGGCGAAGCCGCCACCTGCGAGGATTTTGTCCGCGCGATGGAGGAGGGCGGGGGCATCGACCTGTCGCAATTCCGCCGCTGGTATGAACAGGCGGGCACGCCCCGCCTCCGCATTTCGCTGGTCGAGGAAGCCGGCGAATGGTCGCTCGACATCGCACAAAGCGTGCCGGCGACACCGGGACAGCCGAACAAACAGCCGATGATGATCCCGCTGCGCCTTGCCGCCTTCGCCATGGACGCCGGGGCAGAGGCGATGGCCGACACGCTCGTCATCCTCGCCGAAGCGCAGCAGCGCGTGCCGCTGGGCCGCTTTGCCACGCGGCCTGCGCTTTCGATCAATCGCGGTTTTTCCGCGCCGGTGATCGTCGAATATGATCGCGCGCCGGGCGAGCTTGCCTGGCTCGCGACGAGCGATGATGATCCTTTCGCCCGCTATGAAGCCTTGCAGCAATTGATGCTCGACACGCTGGTCGCTGCGGTCGCAGGCAAGGCGGGGGATCGCGCGCCGGTGATCGACGCGGTGGCGCTGACGCTGGATGGGGCGGAGGCTGATCCGGCTTTCGTCGCCGAGGCGGTCAATCTGCCGAGCGAAGCCTTCATCGGCGACCAGATGGTCACCGTTGATCCCGACGCCATCCGCCGCGAACGGCTGGCGCTGCAGGGCGAATTGGGACGCGCGCTGGATGGCGCGTGGCGCGCGCTATTGGCGAAGCCCGCGCCGCCCGCGACCGACCTCAGCCCCGACGCGAAGGGGCACCGCCGCCTGCGCGGGGTGGCGCTGGCCTATCTGGCGGCGAGGGGAGCCGAAGATGCGCCGCGCATCGCCTTTGACATTTTCTCCGCCGCCGATGGCATGACCGAGCGGCAGGCGGCGCTGGCGGTGCTCGCGCATGGCGACAGCGACGAGCGCGCCCATGCGCTCGATATTTTCTATCAGCGTTACCGCGACAATCCGCTCGTGCTCGACAAATGGTTTCAGGTGCAGGCCTGGGCGCAGCGCCCTGACACGGCGGCGGCGGTCGCCGATCTGGCGGGTCACGCCGATTTCACCCTTGGCAATCCCAATCGCGTGCGCGCGCTCTACGGCGCCTTTGCCTCCAATCAGGCGGCCTTTCACCAGGCCGATGGCGCGGGTTACCGCCTGCTCGCCGATCTGGTGATCGCGCTCGACCCCAAAAATCCGCAGACCGCCGCGCGCATGGTGCCCCCGCTTGGCCGCTGGAAGCGCTTTGACGAGGCACGACAGGCGCTGATGAAGGCTGAACTCGTCCGCATCCTCGCTCAACCGGGCCTCTCGCGCGACGTCACCGAGCAGGCGTCAAAAAGCCTCGCGGGCTGA
- a CDS encoding efflux RND transporter permease subunit, with protein sequence MSFRNISAWCIRNPVPPIVMFVLLMLAGIVSFNRMDVNDQPDIEFPAVQVIVVQPGAAPTELETQVTQRVEAAVRGVSGVDEMSSYVSEGNSRTFVQFAIGTPIDRAYNDVNQAISQIRSDLPDGILEPQVVRVDIAGGPITYFAVETADMTLEQLSWFVDNTVAKELLSIDGMSQVRRSGGVSREIRVILDPARMQSYGLTASEVNLQLRQINLNAAGGRTEIAGAEQAVRVLGNAQSAFALGQTRISIGNNRTIRLSDVATVSDGFAEQRNLATIGGRQVLSFSIEKAKGASDVTVHDEAMKKLEEIKKANPKIDFKILFTRTEYIKEQYRSSMLAMMEGAVLAVIVVFLFLRDWRATLISALAIPLSAIPTFWFMDMMGFSLNSLSLLALSLVAGVLVDDAIVEIENIVRHMRMGKSAYQASIDAADEIGLAVVATTMSIVAVFLPVALMPGISGQFFIQFGMTVVFAVLMSLAVARMITPMIAAYFLSSQGEQDHANGPWIHRYERLLGWTLDSSKHKRVRARYEDWPTKLGYLAVPLGLAGLYILYAIYAYFQPVPAGQDGPNPALYFLLKVPFTAIGVYLASALLAILMGALAWLVGVRGFAFTNWAKFMVQRAWARLFDHRVWIVGAGVLAFATSILLFATLPQQFQPTINSDYSQIKYELPPGSTLAQSAKVAREIGEIVDSDPVVDTAFYDIEVTSGNAFLTLKKDREISSVEWERSVQPKLAAIPDARVTFQSQSGGFSGRDITLVVGGDDPVKLEAHARQIVAEMSKLKELRAPRVEGDIPRPEIVIHPRMDLAADLGVTTAALSQTIRIATLGDIDQNAAKFSLSDRQIPIRVLLSEDSRRSLATIENLPVPTSRGTTVPLKSIAEISFGAGPTELRRYNQTRRIVIGADLAPGLVTGDAQAKIDALPAVKNMPQGIRKVIQGDQKWQAELINNFIIAVVSGLLLVFATLVLLYHRFLSPLVNMSSLLLAPLGGLLGLLITGMEISMPVYIGLLMLLGIVAKNSILLVDFAIEKMDQGVGKTAALMDAGRKRAQPIVMTTVAMVAGMVPTALSLSGDGAWRAPMGVVVIGGLILSTVLTLVIVPAGFSLADSIEKRLGRFFSRNLLTYKKGDGAENPAPDAPPQPAE encoded by the coding sequence ATGAGTTTTCGCAACATCTCCGCCTGGTGCATCCGCAATCCGGTTCCGCCGATCGTGATGTTTGTGCTGTTGATGCTGGCGGGGATCGTCAGTTTCAACCGCATGGATGTGAATGATCAGCCGGATATCGAATTTCCGGCGGTTCAGGTGATTGTGGTGCAGCCCGGCGCTGCCCCGACCGAGCTCGAGACCCAGGTCACCCAGCGTGTCGAGGCCGCCGTGCGTGGGGTCAGCGGCGTCGATGAAATGTCCTCCTATGTCAGCGAGGGCAACAGCCGCACCTTTGTCCAGTTCGCCATCGGCACGCCGATCGACCGCGCGTATAATGACGTTAATCAGGCGATTTCGCAGATACGCAGCGACTTGCCCGACGGGATATTGGAACCGCAGGTAGTGCGCGTCGATATTGCGGGCGGGCCGATCACCTATTTTGCGGTCGAAACTGCCGACATGACGCTGGAGCAACTTTCCTGGTTTGTCGACAATACGGTCGCCAAGGAATTGCTGTCGATCGACGGGATGAGCCAGGTGCGCCGGTCGGGCGGGGTGAGCCGCGAGATTCGCGTCATCCTGGACCCCGCGCGCATGCAAAGCTATGGCCTGACCGCGAGCGAGGTGAACCTGCAACTGCGCCAGATCAACCTCAACGCCGCAGGCGGGCGCACCGAAATTGCGGGCGCCGAACAGGCGGTGCGCGTGCTGGGCAATGCTCAGAGCGCCTTTGCACTCGGCCAGACGCGCATTTCCATCGGCAATAACCGCACCATTCGCCTGTCGGACGTCGCCACCGTCAGCGACGGGTTCGCCGAACAGCGCAATCTTGCCACCATCGGCGGGCGGCAGGTGCTGTCTTTCTCCATCGAAAAGGCGAAGGGCGCATCGGACGTCACGGTCCATGACGAGGCGATGAAGAAGCTGGAGGAGATCAAGAAGGCCAATCCGAAGATTGATTTCAAGATCCTCTTCACCCGCACCGAATATATCAAGGAACAATATCGCAGCTCGATGCTCGCGATGATGGAAGGCGCGGTGCTGGCGGTGATTGTCGTCTTCCTCTTCCTGCGCGACTGGCGCGCGACCTTGATCAGCGCGCTTGCCATTCCGCTGTCGGCGATTCCGACTTTCTGGTTCATGGACATGATGGGCTTTTCTCTGAACAGCCTGTCCCTGCTGGCGCTCAGCCTAGTTGCAGGGGTGCTGGTCGATGACGCCATCGTCGAGATCGAGAATATCGTCCGACATATGCGAATGGGCAAAAGCGCCTATCAGGCGTCGATCGACGCTGCGGACGAAATCGGCCTTGCCGTCGTTGCGACGACCATGTCGATCGTTGCGGTCTTCCTGCCTGTTGCTCTGATGCCCGGCATTTCGGGACAATTCTTCATCCAGTTCGGCATGACCGTCGTCTTTGCGGTGCTGATGAGCCTTGCGGTCGCGCGGATGATCACGCCGATGATTGCCGCCTATTTCTTGTCGTCGCAGGGCGAACAGGATCATGCGAACGGCCCGTGGATCCATCGTTATGAGCGGCTGCTTGGCTGGACGCTCGACAGCAGCAAACACAAGCGGGTGCGTGCGCGCTATGAAGACTGGCCGACGAAGCTTGGCTATCTGGCGGTGCCGCTGGGGCTGGCGGGGCTTTATATCCTCTATGCAATATATGCCTATTTCCAGCCGGTTCCCGCGGGGCAGGATGGACCGAACCCCGCGCTCTATTTCCTGCTGAAAGTGCCGTTCACGGCCATTGGCGTCTATCTTGCATCTGCGTTGCTCGCGATCCTTATGGGCGCGCTTGCCTGGCTGGTCGGCGTGCGTGGTTTCGCCTTTACCAATTGGGCGAAGTTCATGGTGCAGCGCGCCTGGGCGCGGCTGTTTGACCATCGCGTCTGGATTGTCGGCGCCGGCGTTCTGGCTTTTGCGACCAGCATCCTGTTGTTCGCGACGCTGCCGCAGCAGTTTCAGCCGACGATCAACAGCGATTACAGCCAGATCAAATATGAACTGCCGCCCGGATCGACGCTGGCGCAAAGCGCAAAGGTCGCGCGTGAAATCGGCGAAATCGTCGATAGCGACCCGGTGGTCGATACCGCTTTTTACGATATCGAAGTGACGAGCGGTAATGCGTTCCTGACCTTGAAAAAGGATCGCGAGATTTCAAGCGTCGAGTGGGAACGCAGCGTTCAGCCCAAGCTGGCCGCCATCCCCGATGCGCGCGTAACGTTCCAAAGCCAGTCGGGCGGGTTTTCGGGCCGCGACATCACGCTGGTCGTCGGCGGTGACGATCCAGTGAAGCTGGAGGCCCATGCGCGCCAGATTGTCGCCGAAATGTCAAAGCTCAAGGAATTGCGCGCGCCGCGTGTCGAGGGCGATATTCCGCGCCCCGAAATCGTCATCCATCCGCGCATGGACCTGGCCGCCGACCTTGGCGTGACGACCGCAGCGCTCAGCCAGACGATCCGCATCGCGACGCTGGGCGATATCGACCAGAATGCGGCGAAATTCTCGCTGTCCGACCGGCAGATCCCGATCCGCGTCCTCTTGTCAGAGGATTCGCGGCGCAGCCTCGCGACGATTGAAAATCTGCCCGTTCCCACCTCGCGCGGGACGACGGTGCCGCTGAAATCCATTGCCGAGATCAGTTTTGGCGCCGGGCCGACCGAGCTTCGCCGCTATAATCAGACGCGGCGCATCGTCATCGGCGCCGATCTGGCACCGGGGCTGGTCACCGGCGATGCGCAGGCAAAGATCGACGCGCTGCCCGCCGTGAAAAATATGCCGCAGGGCATTCGCAAGGTGATCCAAGGCGACCAGAAATGGCAGGCGGAGCTGATCAACAATTTCATCATCGCGGTGGTGTCGGGATTGCTGCTCGTCTTTGCGACGCTGGTGCTGCTCTACCATCGGTTCCTGTCGCCGCTGGTCAACATGTCCTCGCTGTTGCTGGCGCCCTTGGGCGGTTTGCTCGGCCTGCTCATCACCGGCATGGAAATTTCGATGCCCGTCTATATCGGCCTGCTCATGCTGCTCGGCATTGTCGCCAAAAACTCGATTCTGCTCGTCGACTTCGCGATTGAGAAAATGGATCAGGGCGTTGGCAAAACTGCGGCGCTGATGGACGCGGGGCGCAAGCGCGCGCAGCCGATTGTCATGACCACGGTCGCCATGGTCGCGGGCATGGTGCCGACCGCGCTGTCACTGTCCGGCGATGGCGCGTGGCGCGCGCCAATGGGCGTCGTCGTGATCGGCGGCCTGATCCTGTCGACCGTGCTGACGCTGGTAATCGTGCCCGCGGGCTTCAGCCTTGCCGACAGTATCGAGAAAAGGCTGGGCCGCTTTTTCTCGCGCAATCTTCTCACCTATAAAAAGGGCGATGGCGCGGAAAACCCCGCTCCCGATGCGCCGCCGCAGCCCGCCGAATGA